Within Candidatus Dadabacteria bacterium, the genomic segment AAAAGAGGTATGGAGAGATGGTTTTTTTTCTTCTGCGTTGTGTTTGGTTTTCTCTATCTATACGTCAAGCCAGTAAAGAAGCTGTACGGCAAATCCGTGCTGATTATCTTCGCCGGCAAAATAAGCGTCGTCGCCGTCCGCCATGTCATACCTGTACTCAAGCCTCGTCTCGAAATTTCCCACGGACTCGAAAGGAGTCAATATGAGAGTCGAGGTGAACTCGGAAAGCTCAAGATCCGGAGTATCGACTCTTTCCGACTCATCAACGTACTCACCCCTGAGAGCAAGTGACATGGAGTCCGCAAGGCTTACTATCGCATAACCTGCAAAACCCCAACGGTCTCCCCCCGCATCATGCGACGTGTACTCGAAATCGGCTATCAAGGTGATCTTCTCCATGAGGGTCACGGTCCCAACAACCGTGACAAGGGTTCTGGTATCGCCATCAGTATCGCCGAAGTACCCGGTAACACCAAGCCAGCCGTCGTTCGCGAAATTAAGCGCAATCTGCGATTCAAATGTCTTGCCGTCATCCACATCATCAACCGCGTCCCAGTCGTTGCTTAAGCCGAGAGCGAAATCAAGTGATCCGGCACTGAAGGTGGCCCGAACACCGCTGTGCGCAAACGGAATCCTGTAAAAAAGCAGGGATCTCGTTATGTTGGTGTTGTCCTTGGCCTCTATAAGTTCCCAGCCCGCAAGCGTGGTGAACTGACCGGCGTAGATGTTAAGACCACCGGCACCCGATGGAACAAGTACGTTTATGTAAGCCTGATAGGGACTTACCGCGCCGTCACCGTCGGTGTTAAAACCGAAGCCGAGACGTTCAGCCTGTTCGCCGAAAAGAACATCTGCCCTGAAACCCACCAAGTCCATTGCTCCATCGCCGGCAGTTGGAACCTTTTCAAGCGAAAGAGTGAAGGCGTCTATCGAAAAATCGTTGTGTTCGGGATAAAGACCCCTCTCAGCGATACCCTCCCCGACTTCCCCGTTCGAAACATACTGGTAAGTCGTATCAAGCGAAAAGCCGAGTCCAATCGACTCAAGATTTCCGAGATCGAGAGCGTTTGCCCTCGAGGCCCCGAACTGGGTCCCGAGCAGCAAAGCCGCCGCAATCATCATCAATGAAAGTTTAGAAACTATACTTCTCATTTTTCTCCTCCTATAAGAGTTGTTATTTTCTTTTTTCCTGTTCTCATGCTGTCAAACCTGCGTTGCGGACTGAAAATCCGGATAGGACTCCATTCCGTGCTCGGTTATATCCAGCCCTCTTCTCTCTTCTTCCTCGCTCACTCTTATGCCCATAGCCATCTTTATGGCGTAGAAGATGATGAAGGCACAGACGACCGTGAAGACACCGTATGCCAGAACCCCGATAAGCTGAACCATAAAACTGAAATCGGGTCCTCCGAAAATTCCCACGGCAAGCGTTCCCCATATACCGCAGACCAAGTGAACGGAAATCGCTCCCACCGGATCGTCTATCCTTATCTTGTCGAAGAAACTGACCGCGAAAACCACTATTATTCCGGCCACAAGCCCTATGATGACCGCCTCTCCCGGAGAGACCACATCGGCTCCGGCCGTGATTCCCACAAGACCCGCAAGCACACCGTTTAAAGCCATGGAAAGGTCAGGATACTTAAAGGTTCCC encodes:
- a CDS encoding outer membrane beta-barrel protein encodes the protein MRSIVSKLSLMMIAAALLLGTQFGASRANALDLGNLESIGLGFSLDTTYQYVSNGEVGEGIAERGLYPEHNDFSIDAFTLSLEKVPTAGDGAMDLVGFRADVLFGEQAERLGFGFNTDGDGAVSPYQAYINVLVPSGAGGLNIYAGQFTTLAGWELIEAKDNTNITRSLLFYRIPFAHSGVRATFSAGSLDFALGLSNDWDAVDDVDDGKTFESQIALNFANDGWLGVTGYFGDTDGDTRTLVTVVGTVTLMEKITLIADFEYTSHDAGGDRWGFAGYAIVSLADSMSLALRGEYVDESERVDTPDLELSEFTSTLILTPFESVGNFETRLEYRYDMADGDDAYFAGEDNQHGFAVQLLYWLDV